In Thermodesulfobacteriota bacterium, the genomic stretch TCAAGGAAAACTCACAAAATAGCTGTGAATACTCACAACAATGGGCTTTAGCCTATTGTTCTTCTAGCACAGACAGCTGAAGCTGTCTGTTGCGTCTGAATGGGAGGATCGGTCATGTTAAGCTTTTACATCTATTCATTATAGTGTCGTCCAATGCTTAGGTTAAGAGGCAGGAATGAAGCACAGAAAAATGAGTATCCTTCTCAAACCTGTTGCTCCCCATTTTCAGTCTGCCATTTCATGTGCAGTTTTCGGTGATTAACGGCACAATCACGAAGATAAAGGTTTATTAAGTTTTGGTAAGGAATACCCGATTCTTCCGACATAGACTTGAAATATGAAACAGTGTCACGGTCGAGCCGCATAGTAACCGGTTGTTTTAAATATTTTATATAGGGATTTTTAAGTCCCTTCATTTTGGAAAAATCGTAATGGTCTCTCATCTTCTATGCCTCCAGTATTCATTTTCTTCATCGCCATCTGCTTTTCTTGCAGAAATAATTCTAATAACCGTGTTGCTTTCCCGAAAACAATGACAGACGACGAGAACCCTAAGTCTAAAACTTATTCCAAGCAGTATGAAACGGTCTTCATCATTGGAATGGTCAGGGTCAAAAAATTGAATCGCATTTTCATCGTAAAAAACTGTGCGAGCTTCATCGAAAGAAATGCCATGTTTTTTTATGTTAGCCTTTTCCTTCCGTTTATCCCATTCAAACTGTAGCTCAGTCATATGTACATTGTACTTATAATTATGAAAATGTCAAGATTTCAGTTCGTTGACGTGAATACCCACAACAATGGGCTTTAGCCTATTGTTCTTCTAGCACAGAGAGCTAAAGCTGTCTGTTGCAGCCGAGGATAGACAGCTTCGCTTCAGACAGACAACCTTGCCTCAGACAGACAGCTGAAGCTGTCTGTTGAGCCTGTAGAATAAGTCCCTTTCTAAGATTTTTCAAAAAATAATATTCAATAAAAACAGTAGGTTACAAAATGCCTAGGTATTGATTTATGGGTTTTTCTACAGACTCGTTATGTCCGAATGAGAGAATTGGTTATCAGTCTCTTCCTTCCACAATCGCAATTTTCTCCTCGGTCAAACCGCAGAGCTTATAAACAAGCTGGTCAACTTGTTTTTCGTATTTTTTGAGCCCATAGTCATTATAAAATGTCCCCTG encodes the following:
- a CDS encoding BrnT family toxin, which gives rise to MTELQFEWDKRKEKANIKKHGISFDEARTVFYDENAIQFFDPDHSNDEDRFILLGISFRLRVLVVCHCFRESNTVIRIISARKADGDEENEYWRHRR
- a CDS encoding BrnA antitoxin family protein — protein: MRDHYDFSKMKGLKNPYIKYLKQPVTMRLDRDTVSYFKSMSEESGIPYQNLINLYLRDCAVNHRKLHMKWQTENGEQQV